Proteins encoded by one window of Glycine soja cultivar W05 chromosome 15, ASM419377v2, whole genome shotgun sequence:
- the LOC114388403 gene encoding uncharacterized membrane protein At1g16860-like, producing MGSRFPSHQLSNGLYVSGRPEQPKERTPTMTSVAMPYTGGDIKKSGELGKMFDIPMDASKSRKSGQLNNAPSRTGSFAAAASHSGPILPNTAPRSIYTTSSGGMAASLSMKKTNSGPLNKHGEPVKKSSGPQSGGVTRQNSGPIPHVLPTTGLITSGPLNSSGAPRKVSGPLEFSGSMKSHTSVTHNPAMTTLSLDDEYSFRRNFPKPILWSVILIFVMGFIAGAFILGAVHNAILLVVVVVLFGAVAALFTWNSCCGRTAIVGFISRYPDAELRTAKNGQFVKVSGVVTCGNVPLESSFQKVPRCVYTSTSLFEYRGWDSKAANPKHRHFTWGLRAAERHVVDFYISDFQSGLRALVKTGYGARVTPYVDDSIVIDVNPDNKDMSPEFLRWLRERNLSSDDRLMQLKEGYIKEGSTVSVMGVVQRNDNVLMIVPPPEPLTTGCQWAKCIFPASLEGIILRCEDTSKIDVIPV from the exons ATGGGTTCTAGATTCCCATCTCATCAGCTCAGCAATGGCCTGTATGTATCAGGTCGCCCTGAACAGCCCAAAGAAAGAACTCCAACAATGACCTCAGTTGCCATGCCTTACACTGGTGGAGACATCAAGAAATCAGGAGAATTAGGGAAAATGTTTGATATCCCCATGGATGCTTCTAAATCTAGAAAATCTGGTCAGCTAAATAATGCTCCTTCACGGACTGGATCGTTTGCAGCTGCTGCTTCACATTCTGGACCTATCTTGCCAAATACTGCACCTCGTTCTATTTATACCACATCTTCTGGAGGCATGGCTGCTTCACTCTCAATGAAAAAGACCAATTCTGGTCCACTGAATAAACATGGGGAGCCTGTGAAGAAGTCTTCTGGACCGCAATCTGGTGGAGTGACACGCCAAAACTCTGGTCCAATTCCACATGTTCTTCCTACGACTGGTCTTATTACATCTGGTCCTCTAAATTCATCTGGGGCTCCAAGGAAGGTATCCGGTCCATTAGAGTTTTCAGGATCAATGAAATCACACACTTCTGTAACCCACAATCCAGCCATGACCACTCTTAGCCTAGATGATGAATATTCCTTCAGGAGGAACTTCCCAAAGCCAATATTGTGGTCTGTAATTCTGATTTTTGTTATGGGATTCATTGCTGGTGCTTTTATTCTTGGAGCTGTCCACAATGCCATTCTCCTTGTTGTTGTAGTAGTTCTTTTTGGTGCTGTTGCCGCATTGTTCACTTGGAACAGTTGTTGTGGGAGGACAGCCATTGTTGGTTTCATTTCTCGTTATCCTGATGCTGAGCTTAGAACTGCCAAGAatgggcaatttgtgaaggtTTCTGGG GTTGTTACCTGTGGTAATGTTCCATTGGAGTCCTCCTTTCAAAAAGTTCCTAGATGTGTGTATACTTCTACAAGCTTGTTTGAATATCGAGGGTGGGATTCAAAAGCAGCCAACCCGAAGCATCGCCATTTTACATGGGGACTAAGAGCAGCTGAG AGGCATGTGGTGGACTTCTACATTTCTGATTTCCAATCTGGATTGAGAGCATTGGTTAAAACAGGCTATGGTGCAAGGGTGACTCCTTATGTTGATGATTCTATTGTAATTGATGTTAACCCTGACAATAAAGATATGTCCCCAGAGTTTCTTCGGTGGTTGCGAGAGAGAAATCTTTCAAGTGATGATCGACTGATGCAATTAAAAGAAGG GTACATCAAAGAAGGTAGCACAGTCAGCGTAATGGGAGTTGTTCAAAGAAACGACAATGTGCTTATGATTGTCCCTCCTCCTGAGCCTTTGACTACCGGATGCCAATGGGCTAAATGTATATTTCCAGCTAGCCTTGAGGGTATTATTTTGAGATGTGAGGATACATCAAAGATTGATGTCATTCCAGTGTAG